The following coding sequences are from one Macaca nemestrina isolate mMacNem1 chromosome 1, mMacNem.hap1, whole genome shotgun sequence window:
- the LOC105495088 gene encoding protein YIPF1 isoform X1 has protein sequence MAAVDDLQFEEFGNAATSLAANPDATTVNIEDPGETPKHQPGPPRGSGREEDDELLGNDDSDKTELLAGQKKSSPFWTFEYYQTFFDVDTYQVFDRIKGSLLPIPGKNFVRLYIRSNPDLYGPFWICATLVFAIAISGNLSNFLIHLGEKTYHYVPEFRKVSIAATIIYAYAWLVPLALWGFLMWRNSKVMNIVSYSFLEIVCVYGYSLFIYIPTAILWIIPQKAVRWILVMIALGISGSVLSMTFWPAVREDNRRVALATIVTIVLLHMLLSVGCLAYFFDAPEMDHLPTTTATLNQTVAAAKSS, from the exons ATGGCAGCAGTAGATGACTTGCAATTTGAAG AATTTGGCAATGCAGCCACTTCTCTGGCAGCAAACCCAGATGCCACCACAGTAAACATTGAGGATCCTGGTGAAACCCCAAAACATCAGCCAGGACCCCCAAGAGGCTCAGGAAGAGAAGAAGATGATGAGTTACTGGGAAATGATGACTCTGACAAAACTGAG TTACTTGCTGGACAGAAGAAAAGCTCGCCCTTCTGGACATTTGAATACTACCAAACATTCTTTGATGTGGACACCTACCAG GTCTTTGACAGAATTAAAGGGTCTCTTTTGCCAATACCCGGGAAAAACTTTGTGAGGTTATATATCCGCAGCAATCCAGATCTCTATG GCCCCTTTTGGATATGTGCCACGTTGGTCTTTGCCATAGCAATTAGTGGGAATCTTTCCAACTTCTTGATCCATCTGGGAGAGAAGACATACCATTATGTGCCCGAATTCCGAAAAG TGTCCATAGCAGCTACCATCATCTATGCCTACGCCTGGCTGGTTCCTCTTGCACTCTGGGGTTTCCTCATGTGGAGAAACAGCAAAGTTATGAACATCGTCTCCTATTCATTTCTGGAGATTGTGTGTGTCTATGGATATTCCCTCTTCATTTATATCCCCACCGCA atACTGTGGATTATCCCCCAGAAAGCTGTTCGTTGGATTCTAGTCATGATTGCCCTGGGCATCTCAGGATCTGTCTTGTCAATGACATTTTGGCCAGCTGTTCGTGAGGATAACCGACGGGTGGCATTGGCCACAATTGTGACAATTGTGTTGCTTCATATGCTGCTTTCTGTGGGCTGCTTG GCATACTTTTTTGATGCACCAGAGATGGACCATCTCCCAACAACTACAGCTACTCTGAACCAAACAGTTGCTGCAGCCAAGTCCAGCTAA
- the LOC105495088 gene encoding protein YIPF1 isoform X2, whose protein sequence is MTCNLKLLAGQKKSSPFWTFEYYQTFFDVDTYQVFDRIKGSLLPIPGKNFVRLYIRSNPDLYGPFWICATLVFAIAISGNLSNFLIHLGEKTYHYVPEFRKVSIAATIIYAYAWLVPLALWGFLMWRNSKVMNIVSYSFLEIVCVYGYSLFIYIPTAILWIIPQKAVRWILVMIALGISGSVLSMTFWPAVREDNRRVALATIVTIVLLHMLLSVGCLAYFFDAPEMDHLPTTTATLNQTVAAAKSS, encoded by the exons ATGACTTGCAATTTGAAG TTACTTGCTGGACAGAAGAAAAGCTCGCCCTTCTGGACATTTGAATACTACCAAACATTCTTTGATGTGGACACCTACCAG GTCTTTGACAGAATTAAAGGGTCTCTTTTGCCAATACCCGGGAAAAACTTTGTGAGGTTATATATCCGCAGCAATCCAGATCTCTATG GCCCCTTTTGGATATGTGCCACGTTGGTCTTTGCCATAGCAATTAGTGGGAATCTTTCCAACTTCTTGATCCATCTGGGAGAGAAGACATACCATTATGTGCCCGAATTCCGAAAAG TGTCCATAGCAGCTACCATCATCTATGCCTACGCCTGGCTGGTTCCTCTTGCACTCTGGGGTTTCCTCATGTGGAGAAACAGCAAAGTTATGAACATCGTCTCCTATTCATTTCTGGAGATTGTGTGTGTCTATGGATATTCCCTCTTCATTTATATCCCCACCGCA atACTGTGGATTATCCCCCAGAAAGCTGTTCGTTGGATTCTAGTCATGATTGCCCTGGGCATCTCAGGATCTGTCTTGTCAATGACATTTTGGCCAGCTGTTCGTGAGGATAACCGACGGGTGGCATTGGCCACAATTGTGACAATTGTGTTGCTTCATATGCTGCTTTCTGTGGGCTGCTTG GCATACTTTTTTGATGCACCAGAGATGGACCATCTCCCAACAACTACAGCTACTCTGAACCAAACAGTTGCTGCAGCCAAGTCCAGCTAA